Proteins encoded by one window of Phenylobacterium soli:
- a CDS encoding 2-hydroxyacid dehydrogenase — MPARKPKVIVTRKLPDPVETRMRELFDAELNLSDEPMTRARLEDAVGRAEVLAPTITDKIDAELIAKAGDKLKLIANFGAGVDHIDVAAATARGIAVTNTPGVLTEDTADLTMALIMAVSRRIVEGVRAVEAGQFVGWTPTWMMGHRVTGKRLGIIGMGRIGQAVARRAKAFGLQIHYHNRKPVSPRIAEELEATYWESLDQMMARMDIITVHSPHTPATYHLLSARRLKLMQPHAILINTARGEIIDEQALADLLESRAIAGAGLDVFEFEPTINPKLLKLPNAVLLPHMGSATIEGRIDMGEKVIINIRTWMDGHKPPDRVLPQML; from the coding sequence GATCCGGTGGAGACGAGGATGCGCGAGCTGTTCGACGCGGAGCTCAACCTCTCAGACGAGCCGATGACGCGCGCCCGCCTCGAGGACGCGGTCGGCCGCGCCGAGGTGCTGGCGCCGACCATCACCGACAAGATCGACGCCGAGCTGATCGCCAAGGCGGGGGACAAGCTCAAGCTGATCGCCAACTTCGGGGCCGGGGTCGACCACATCGACGTCGCCGCCGCCACGGCCAGGGGCATCGCCGTCACCAACACCCCCGGCGTCCTCACCGAGGACACCGCCGACCTCACCATGGCCCTGATCATGGCCGTCTCGCGCCGGATCGTGGAGGGCGTGCGGGCGGTGGAGGCGGGCCAGTTCGTCGGCTGGACGCCGACCTGGATGATGGGCCATCGGGTCACCGGCAAGCGGCTCGGCATCATCGGCATGGGCCGCATCGGCCAGGCGGTGGCGCGCCGCGCCAAGGCCTTCGGCCTGCAGATCCACTATCACAACCGCAAGCCGGTCTCGCCGCGCATCGCCGAGGAGCTGGAGGCCACCTACTGGGAGAGCCTCGACCAGATGATGGCCCGGATGGACATCATCACGGTGCACTCGCCGCACACGCCGGCCACCTATCACCTGCTCTCGGCCCGGCGGCTGAAGCTGATGCAGCCGCACGCCATCCTCATAAACACCGCCCGCGGCGAGATCATCGACGAGCAGGCCCTGGCCGACCTGCTGGAGAGCCGCGCGATCGCCGGCGCCGGGCTCGACGTCTTCGAGTTCGAGCCGACGATCAATCCGAAGCTGCTCAAGCTGCCCAACGCAGTGCTGCTGCCCCACATGGGCTCGGCCACCATCGAGGGCCGCATCGACATGGGCGAGAAGGTGATCATCAACATCCGCACCTGGATGGACGGTCACAAGCCGCCGGACCGCGTCCTGCCCCAGATGCTGTAG
- a CDS encoding HesA/MoeB/ThiF family protein → MVFTDQEIERYARHLVLREVGGPGQQKLKSASALIVGAGGLGAPAALYLAAAGVGTIILADPDDVDLSNLQRQVIYTEEDLGRPKPEAAADRLAALNPHIFVAGFNGAFSDETADKLVEGVDLVLDGTDDFATRFCVNAACVRHGKPLVSGAIGRWTGQVGVYPGRPCYQCLVPEIPPDAETCSAVGVVGALAGVIGSMMALEAIKLMTGAGEPLTGRLMIYDALAAETRTVRVAADPECPVCGGGA, encoded by the coding sequence GCCCGGCCAGCAGAAGCTGAAGAGCGCCAGCGCCCTGATCGTCGGGGCCGGCGGACTGGGCGCCCCGGCCGCCCTCTACCTGGCCGCGGCCGGGGTCGGCACGATCATCCTGGCCGACCCGGACGACGTGGATCTGTCCAACCTGCAGCGCCAGGTGATCTACACCGAGGAGGACCTCGGCCGGCCCAAGCCCGAAGCCGCCGCCGACCGCCTTGCGGCGCTCAATCCGCACATCTTCGTGGCCGGCTTCAACGGCGCCTTCTCCGACGAGACGGCGGACAAGCTGGTCGAGGGCGTCGACCTGGTGCTCGACGGCACCGACGACTTCGCCACCCGCTTCTGCGTCAACGCCGCCTGCGTCCGGCACGGCAAGCCGCTGGTCTCCGGGGCGATCGGCCGCTGGACGGGGCAGGTGGGCGTCTATCCCGGGCGGCCCTGCTACCAGTGCCTGGTGCCCGAGATCCCGCCGGACGCCGAAACCTGCTCGGCCGTCGGCGTGGTCGGCGCCCTGGCGGGGGTGATCGGCTCGATGATGGCCCTGGAGGCGATCAAGCTGATGACCGGGGCGGGCGAGCCGCTGACCGGCCGGCTGATGATCTACGACGCGCTCGCCGCCGAGACCCGGACGGTGAGGGTCGCCGCCGATCCGGAGTGCCCGGTGTGCGGCGGGGGCGCCTAG